Proteins co-encoded in one Pseudochaenichthys georgianus chromosome 22, fPseGeo1.2, whole genome shotgun sequence genomic window:
- the LOC117468134 gene encoding transforming acidic coiled-coil-containing protein 3-like, translated as MLADQEKEREVAQTKLTAALIEKEQVSSDLNTMERSCSDLFKRLDKYKDVVEGFKKNEETLKACAQDYLERIRKEEQRYKTLKAHAEEKIGQTSLHSIESVKCKTCNV; from the exons ATGCTGG CTGAtcaagagaaagagagggaggtgGCCCAGACGAAGCTCACTGCGGCTCTTATCGAAAAGGAGCAGGTCTCCAGTGACCTGAACACCATGGAGAGATCGTGCTCCGACCTGTTCAAGAGACTGGACAAGTACAAGGATGTTGTTGAGGGCTTCAAAAAG AAtgaagagactctgaaagcctGTGCTCAGGACTATCTGGAAAGGATCAGAAAGGAAGAGCAGCGCTACAAGACCCTTAAAGCCCACGCTGAGGAGAAGATTGGCCAAACCTCACTGCACTCTATTGAAAGTGTCAAATGCAAGACTTGCAACGTTTAA